The genome window ACATGTACCAGTCCCATGAAGAGATTGATTCTGAAACTCCGAAGAAAATCAAGAAAGCAACACCCAAACGTTGTAGTTTACGGAAGTTCAATGTTGTTCCTTGTGGTTGGTTATCTTCATCCAAAGTTACTTTCTTAAGCATCCACATGAAGAACAACCATCCTGCACCGATGAATACGATTCTACCAATGTAGAAAGGAGTGTTCAAGTAAAGACGCTTACCAGCAATAATTGGATCAAAAGTATCTGCTGTAGGATCAGCCCAAAGGTAATCATGTGTCCAGTGGAATAGATCGTGGCTACCAATTAGGAATGTCACTAAAAGCACACCCAATGAAATTGGCAAGAAACGACCGAAACGTAACATGATACGCAAGAAAGGTACTGACCATCCTGCATTCGCTACAAATTGTAATGCAAAGAAGAATACACCAATGATACCCAAACCTAGGAAGTAAAGGTTGTTGTACCAAATAGCTGACAATACTCTAGTGAATAGAGATGGTCCGTGGTGCTCACCTTCAGCAGCGTGATCTGCAACTGCTGCATGAGCTTCAGCTGCACCTTCTACTGCGTGATGTGCTTCTTCATGACCGTGACCACCAAACATAGCGATCACCAATCCTAGTACGAACAAGGCAACTCCTACCACTCCAACAGTGATAATGCCTTTCTTCAAGGAGCTTTTAAACTCAAACTGCTCCTCAACCGCGTTTTTAATATCTATATCAACGTGTCCCATTATCAGATTCGTTTAAGTTGATTACTTACCTTGAAGTGTTCTTACGTAACGAACAATTTTCCAACGCTCCTCAGGGTTAATCTGAGATTTGTGCGCCCACATTCTTCCTCTACCGTGAGTGATCACGTGGAAGATGTGTCCGTCAGATGCAGTTTTCACAGCGTTACCTTTCAAGTTAGCAACCCCTTTGAATACTACACCAACTTTACCTTTACCGTTACCCTCTGCACCGTGGCAAGGCTGACAGTAAGAAGTATAAAGTGCTTTACCATCTTTTACAAGGTCTTTATCAAAAGCAGCAAGCTCAGCGTCAGAAGCGCCTTTACCTGCAGTTTTCAACATTGTTGAAACTGTTTCCTTGTCAGTCAATGGATTGACTAACTCAGCCGCAGCCAACTCGATATCCTCTTTGCCGTATTTTGAATAATCCAAAATCAGCTGATCTGGTTGTGCTTCGTTTGCACCTGTAACAGAAGTGAAGTTCTGTCTTGCAACAGTTCCTTCTACAGGTTTCTTCACGTTGATTGCAACTTTACCGTTGTAATCATTGTATGGAAGAGAGTTGATGAACTGCTTGTAGTAGTTCTCATTCTCATCTGCTCCATAGAATTTATCTACAACACCGTAAGCAATTGCACCCAAACTTGTAGGAATTTCCTCACCTGTGATCTGAGTCAATGGCTCGTATGGTACTGAGTGATACATCTGAGGTGCATATTCAACACCCGGATCGTTTCCATCAGCGCTACAACCTGTTAAGGCTACAGCTCCGATCAGACATAGTCCTGCTAATTTATTGCTAAAAAATCGCATGATCTTTTCTTTTAACTTTAGAATAAACGATGTCTAAAAGGATTATTTATTAAGTGATCTAGCAGACTCAGTAACACCGTTAGTGAACAAGTCAACTACATACTCGATAAATGAGCCTTTATTTTCTTTATCAGTGAAATCTTTACGATTTACTTCCTCAGCTTGAACGTCTTTCAATAAAGCAGTTAGTTCTTCTTCGCTAAGGCTATTTGCAGCAAGGTCAATTGCCATTACGTGCTTATCGTCAGATTGTCTTCTGTCAAATACACGAGGTACTTTGTGAGGCTTCAAATCTTGCGTTCCGAAGAATGTACCTACCATACCGAAAGCTGAAAGAAGTACAGTCAATTCGAAAGTAATTGGCACAAAGTCAGGAATAGCTACGTGTGTTTTACCACCAATGATCATAGGCCAATCAATACCCATTACCCAAGTTTGGAAGAAGATTGCTAATGATGTTCCTAGTGCACCAAAACCGAAAGCGGCTTTAGGCATGAAAGAACGTTTGTAGCCAAGTGCATCCTCCAAGAAGTGAACTGGATAAGGAGTGTAAACCTCTTCGATTTTTACACCTTGTTTTCTAACGTGTTTTACCGCATTCAGCAAGATG of Sediminitomix flava contains these proteins:
- a CDS encoding quinol:cytochrome C oxidoreductase; translation: MGHVDIDIKNAVEEQFEFKSSLKKGIITVGVVGVALFVLGLVIAMFGGHGHEEAHHAVEGAAEAHAAVADHAAEGEHHGPSLFTRVLSAIWYNNLYFLGLGIIGVFFFALQFVANAGWSVPFLRIMLRFGRFLPISLGVLLVTFLIGSHDLFHWTHDYLWADPTADTFDPIIAGKRLYLNTPFYIGRIVFIGAGWLFFMWMLKKVTLDEDNQPQGTTLNFRKLQRLGVAFLIFFGVSESISSWDWYMSIDPHWFSTLYGWYILSAYLASGMAALMLVTMKLKDWGYLKIVNENHVHDIGKFLFGFSIFWAYLWFAQFLLIYYANIPEETIYFVDRLMSDKYSWLIFTTLIFNFLMPFFVLMTRDAKRKFGIAQVAAVLVLVGHWLEFYLLITPGVMKEAGSLGFIEIGLGVIFFAAFVFVFFQGLAKHKLVAKNHPMLEEAIHHHC
- a CDS encoding DUF3341 domain-containing protein; this encodes MEKNKHFLVGIFDDHDILLNAVKHVRKQGVKIEEVYTPYPVHFLEDALGYKRSFMPKAAFGFGALGTSLAIFFQTWVMGIDWPMIIGGKTHVAIPDFVPITFELTVLLSAFGMVGTFFGTQDLKPHKVPRVFDRRQSDDKHVMAIDLAANSLSEEELTALLKDVQAEEVNRKDFTDKENKGSFIEYVVDLFTNGVTESARSLNK
- a CDS encoding c-type cytochrome — its product is MRFFSNKLAGLCLIGAVALTGCSADGNDPGVEYAPQMYHSVPYEPLTQITGEEIPTSLGAIAYGVVDKFYGADENENYYKQFINSLPYNDYNGKVAINVKKPVEGTVARQNFTSVTGANEAQPDQLILDYSKYGKEDIELAAAELVNPLTDKETVSTMLKTAGKGASDAELAAFDKDLVKDGKALYTSYCQPCHGAEGNGKGKVGVVFKGVANLKGNAVKTASDGHIFHVITHGRGRMWAHKSQINPEERWKIVRYVRTLQGK